In Dromaius novaehollandiae isolate bDroNov1 chromosome 16, bDroNov1.hap1, whole genome shotgun sequence, one genomic interval encodes:
- the LOC112979005 gene encoding DEP domain-containing mTOR-interacting protein-like isoform X2, with amino-acid sequence MESLSNSLKKKATERHHRAEVMIAGEQLRLRLHDGKLIKDRRYHLRTYPNCFVAKELTDWLIDHKEAPDRETGIRLMQKLMDHYIIHHVCDEHSDYKDAKLLYRFRKDDGTFPLNKDVKVFMRGQSLYEKLISIEDSILKVREENSVKYQRTFLGCEMIDWLIQEGETANRKEAVELGRALLEHGIIQHVSSRHHFFDSNILYQFWINFRRRRRLTELLNENSSRALSESPDSPFCLRKLNPDQGNTSFLSVQPNKEIKVVSAVRRSSITSLAGNSNPYFSTTPMLVFPPVAECNPKSVLKRPVTNEELLSPGAPYIKKTLTLS; translated from the exons GCTTCGCCTCCATGATGGGAAGCTCATTAAAGACAGACGTTACCACCTCCGAACATACCCAAACTGCTTTGTGGCAAAGGAGCTCACAGACTGGCTGATTGACCACAAAGAAGCACCTGACAGAGAGACGGGTATCCGCCTGATGCAGAAGCTAATGGATCATTACATCATCCATCATG TTTGCGACGAGCACTCAGACTACAAGGATGCCAAGCTGTTGTACCGTTTCCGCAAGGATGATGGGACCTTCCCTCTCAATAAGGACGTGAAGGTGTTCATGAGAGGACAGAGTCTTTATGAGAA GCTGATCAGTATTGAAGATTCAATTCTGAAGGTGAGAGAGGAAAACTCTGTGAAGTACCAGAGGACATTCTTGGGCTGTGAAATGATTGACTGGCTCATTCAGGAAGGAGAAACAGCGAACCGAAAGGAAGCTGTGGAGCTGGGCCGTGCACTTCTGGAGCATGGGATCATTCAGCATG TGTCCAGCAGGCATCACTTCTTTGACAGTAACATCCTCTATCAATTCTGGATCAACTTCCGCCGGAGACGTCGCCTCACAGAGTTACTCAATGAAAACTCTTCTCGTGCTCTGTCCGAGAGCCCGGACAGTCCCTTCTGTCTTCGCAAGCTCAACCCAGACCAGGGCAACACCAGCTTTCTTTCCG TCCAGCCCAACAAGGAGATTAAAGTTGTCTCAGCAGTTCGAAGGAGCAGCATCACTTCCCTGGCTGGAAATTCCAATCCCTACTTCAGTACTACTCCTATGTTGGTATTCCCTCCTGTGGCTGAGTGCAACCCGAAATCAG TGTTAAAGAGACCAGTCACCAATGAAGAGCTCCTGTCCCCTGGGGCCCCCTACATCAAGAAAACACTAACT CTGTCCTGA
- the LOC112979005 gene encoding DEP domain-containing mTOR-interacting protein-like isoform X1 yields the protein MESLSNSLKKKATERHHRAEVMIAGEQLRLRLHDGKLIKDRRYHLRTYPNCFVAKELTDWLIDHKEAPDRETGIRLMQKLMDHYIIHHVCDEHSDYKDAKLLYRFRKDDGTFPLNKDVKVFMRGQSLYEKLISIEDSILKVREENSVKYQRTFLGCEMIDWLIQEGETANRKEAVELGRALLEHGIIQHVSSRHHFFDSNILYQFWINFRRRRRLTELLNENSSRALSESPDSPFCLRKLNPDQGNTSFLSVQPNKEIKVVSAVRRSSITSLAGNSNPYFSTTPMLVFPPVAECNPKSVLKRPVTNEELLSPGAPYIKKTLTIVGDAVGWGFVVRGGRPCHIQAVDPGGPAAAAGMKVCQFVFSVNGMYVLHLDYQTISSLIMTGPRTLVMEVMEAIE from the exons GCTTCGCCTCCATGATGGGAAGCTCATTAAAGACAGACGTTACCACCTCCGAACATACCCAAACTGCTTTGTGGCAAAGGAGCTCACAGACTGGCTGATTGACCACAAAGAAGCACCTGACAGAGAGACGGGTATCCGCCTGATGCAGAAGCTAATGGATCATTACATCATCCATCATG TTTGCGACGAGCACTCAGACTACAAGGATGCCAAGCTGTTGTACCGTTTCCGCAAGGATGATGGGACCTTCCCTCTCAATAAGGACGTGAAGGTGTTCATGAGAGGACAGAGTCTTTATGAGAA GCTGATCAGTATTGAAGATTCAATTCTGAAGGTGAGAGAGGAAAACTCTGTGAAGTACCAGAGGACATTCTTGGGCTGTGAAATGATTGACTGGCTCATTCAGGAAGGAGAAACAGCGAACCGAAAGGAAGCTGTGGAGCTGGGCCGTGCACTTCTGGAGCATGGGATCATTCAGCATG TGTCCAGCAGGCATCACTTCTTTGACAGTAACATCCTCTATCAATTCTGGATCAACTTCCGCCGGAGACGTCGCCTCACAGAGTTACTCAATGAAAACTCTTCTCGTGCTCTGTCCGAGAGCCCGGACAGTCCCTTCTGTCTTCGCAAGCTCAACCCAGACCAGGGCAACACCAGCTTTCTTTCCG TCCAGCCCAACAAGGAGATTAAAGTTGTCTCAGCAGTTCGAAGGAGCAGCATCACTTCCCTGGCTGGAAATTCCAATCCCTACTTCAGTACTACTCCTATGTTGGTATTCCCTCCTGTGGCTGAGTGCAACCCGAAATCAG TGTTAAAGAGACCAGTCACCAATGAAGAGCTCCTGTCCCCTGGGGCCCCCTACATCAAGAAAACACTAACT ATTGTGGGGGATGCTGTGGGCTGGGGGTTTGTGGTCCGAGGAGGAAGACCTTGCCATATCCAAGCGGTAGACCCAGgaggacctgctgctgctgcaggaatgAAG GTGTGtcagtttgttttctctgtgaaTGGCATGTACGTTTTGCATTTGGACTATCAGACCATCAGCAGCCTCATCATGACAGGACCACGAACTCTTGTCATGGAAGTCATGGAAGCCATTGAATGA
- the LOC112979005 gene encoding DEP domain-containing mTOR-interacting protein-like isoform X3, whose translation MQKLMDHYIIHHVCDEHSDYKDAKLLYRFRKDDGTFPLNKDVKVFMRGQSLYEKLISIEDSILKVREENSVKYQRTFLGCEMIDWLIQEGETANRKEAVELGRALLEHGIIQHVSSRHHFFDSNILYQFWINFRRRRRLTELLNENSSRALSESPDSPFCLRKLNPDQGNTSFLSVQPNKEIKVVSAVRRSSITSLAGNSNPYFSTTPMLVFPPVAECNPKSVLKRPVTNEELLSPGAPYIKKTLTIVGDAVGWGFVVRGGRPCHIQAVDPGGPAAAAGMKVCQFVFSVNGMYVLHLDYQTISSLIMTGPRTLVMEVMEAIE comes from the exons ATGCAGAAGCTAATGGATCATTACATCATCCATCATG TTTGCGACGAGCACTCAGACTACAAGGATGCCAAGCTGTTGTACCGTTTCCGCAAGGATGATGGGACCTTCCCTCTCAATAAGGACGTGAAGGTGTTCATGAGAGGACAGAGTCTTTATGAGAA GCTGATCAGTATTGAAGATTCAATTCTGAAGGTGAGAGAGGAAAACTCTGTGAAGTACCAGAGGACATTCTTGGGCTGTGAAATGATTGACTGGCTCATTCAGGAAGGAGAAACAGCGAACCGAAAGGAAGCTGTGGAGCTGGGCCGTGCACTTCTGGAGCATGGGATCATTCAGCATG TGTCCAGCAGGCATCACTTCTTTGACAGTAACATCCTCTATCAATTCTGGATCAACTTCCGCCGGAGACGTCGCCTCACAGAGTTACTCAATGAAAACTCTTCTCGTGCTCTGTCCGAGAGCCCGGACAGTCCCTTCTGTCTTCGCAAGCTCAACCCAGACCAGGGCAACACCAGCTTTCTTTCCG TCCAGCCCAACAAGGAGATTAAAGTTGTCTCAGCAGTTCGAAGGAGCAGCATCACTTCCCTGGCTGGAAATTCCAATCCCTACTTCAGTACTACTCCTATGTTGGTATTCCCTCCTGTGGCTGAGTGCAACCCGAAATCAG TGTTAAAGAGACCAGTCACCAATGAAGAGCTCCTGTCCCCTGGGGCCCCCTACATCAAGAAAACACTAACT ATTGTGGGGGATGCTGTGGGCTGGGGGTTTGTGGTCCGAGGAGGAAGACCTTGCCATATCCAAGCGGTAGACCCAGgaggacctgctgctgctgcaggaatgAAG GTGTGtcagtttgttttctctgtgaaTGGCATGTACGTTTTGCATTTGGACTATCAGACCATCAGCAGCCTCATCATGACAGGACCACGAACTCTTGTCATGGAAGTCATGGAAGCCATTGAATGA